The Methanopyrus kandleri AV19 DNA segment CCAAGTGGCGGTTCCTCCGCGAGACCCTCGGGGGCGGGGTGAAGGCTCGACGGGCGCACGCGTTCCGATGGTTGACCCGCGCGTACCACCCGCTCCGATCGTACTACCTGTCGAGCCTGGCGACCGCGTTCACCGGCCTCTGCGTCGGACTACTGGCCGTCCCCCTGGCGACCCGCGCTCGACGGTGGAGGCCCGAGACGGTCGCCTTCGCGGCGATCGCCCTGATCGTGACGGTCTCGACACTGTGCTGGGAGGCGTTCCTGGGGTACCTAGCATCGTGCCAGTTCCTCGCTAGGGTGACGGAGGGGGACGCTCACCTCGCCCTGAGCGAGTTCCGTACGTGGGGGATCACGGGCGTGGGTTACCTGCTCGCGGTGTACGCCGTCCTCGCCTCCCTCCTGGCGTGCGCAGCGTGGAGGAAGCTGGGCGGTCGAGCCTCGCTCCGCCTCGCCCCGCTCCTGGTGCTCCCGTTCCTAACCGGACTGTGGTTCATCCGACTCGGACTCGCGGTGGCGTGACGCGATCGGGTCACCATCCCTCGAGAGCCACTTCCCATACCACTTCCCATCGTAGGGATCGCGCCCCAGCACGCTCTCGTACACTCGACCCTCCCTCACAAGCCTCCAGCTGCGCAGGGCCGTGTCGAGATTGATGACAAACACCCCTAGGGCCGAGACGGGCGGGATCAGGAGGATCGCCGGGGCCAGGTACCACCAGGTGTGGAGAAGTTTCAAGCTCGGCTTCACCCCGATCAGCTTCACCCACGCCGGCGTCACCAGACAGCACACACCGGTCCCGAGCATGCTGACGGCAACCTCGTAGTGCCTTAACACGTCAGTCAGGGAAAAGCGGCGGTTGAGGTACACGAGCTCGTTCCAGCCGGCTCGGTTGTTCACGACGGACCCCAACAGCCCGTCCACCTCCTCCGGCTCGGGGGACTCCTCCTTCTCCAAGCACAGGGCCGCGTACACCATTGAGAACTTCTCCCACCACCGAAGGAGGTGGAAGGCCTTCTCACGATCCTTCAGCAGTCCCTGAGCGTCGTGGAGTACGCACACACCTCGGGTCCTCAGGAAGAGGAAGCCGCAGTCCCGAACCTCCACCTTGCACGGACCGGGCCTGAAGTACCCGACCCGAATTCTCAAATTCGATGGCTGACCACCCGGCGCCTCCCCGTACCTAACCGGGTAGGAGCTGAGCTCCCGGAACCTCGAAACCTCCACCTCCCCATCCGTGATCAGCTCGGCCTCGCAGTACCCCAGTGAGAGCAGCGCGATGGAGAGCCTCCGCCGGTCGCCCCTCATCCGGGGGAATCCGATGAACCCGAGGGTGAGGGCGGCCGGCAGCGCGCTCGACACGGTAAGGCAAAGCATCAACGACGTCAGGGCAAACACGATGAACGACGGGCTAAACCACTCCCGCCCGGTTAGGGGTAGGGACCAGACGACGAAAACCGGGAGTGTGGACGATACGAGCAGGGAGAAGAGAATGAGTTCTCCAACCTGAGCACGTGTGAACAACAGGCGGAACGAGGCCGTGCGACAACGAACGGTACACCGATCGTGAAACGTTACGTCGCGGGGCCCTGGAACCTCCTCACCCTGGAAGATCGCATCGCATATCCCGAAGGACAACCATACGCTTAAAGCGCACGATCCTATCGATACGGCAAGTACACTCAAGATTACAATTGAATCATATCCACAGATCGAACCGAGTACTACATAGGCCAAGAGAGAGACGTAACCCAAGCTCGCCAGTAACAGCTTAGATGATCTAGAGATACGCATCGTCGAAGAGCAGCCCCCAAGCCGGCGTTACGACTAGTCAAAAAGGGACGAGTCAAGGTCATAGAGGGATGGCCACCTTAATGCGTACAGTGATAGTGCAGTGGTAACAATCACGTACGTTGCTTCATCGTACTCCTTTTTGATATACTTAGCAACCGCTCCTACAGTCTTAAATAGAGCTCCAATAACGACAAGTGCGGTTAAGATCCCCGTTACATTTAATTGTAAAGGTGGCAAGCGGGGTGATACGTACGGCAATATCCACAGTGCAGTGGACCCTATGTTCATCAGGAGATCTCCGAAGGTAATAAGAGTGTCAGGATCCAAGCCCCTCTTCTTGCGGACATAATCCCAGAGATTGGCGGCATCACTTATGCCGAGGGGATAGGCCCGCCGAAAGAGGTCACGTTCTCCTCGAAGAATTTTTGGAACGCTTCACCTAGCGCTGATATTATGCTCCTCTTATCGTCTGGCTCTAGCGGTGATGCTGCGATCGCCCCGACGAACGTAATAAACACTGAGTACATTACTTGCGTTATTACGTAGTCAAAATACATTAAGGTGGTGACTCCTTTTTTACCTTTTGTATATACTTTCAGCGTTCCAGTCGTCGGGTCGTATTCTGGTACTTCCCCTTTAGTCAACATCTGTATTGAAGACTCTTTGCTAGTTCTTCCGTATGGTTTTACCTCCAATTCCTTTAGCAGTCTCTCTAAGCCCAGCTTGATGTTGTCAGGCAGTAGTATCCACTCTTCCTCACCGTAATATGGCTCTCCGGTAACCTTAGAAATTACATAATTCTCTATAACCTGTGTTAGTATCGAAGCCCTAGTGTTGAGCGCTCGTTGTGTCACCGGATCCGCGTAGAATTCAACCCCAAGTAGTACCGTAGGCGTGTCCAAAGAGAGTCCCAGTCGGACTTTATTATCATCCTATTTCTCGACCGTAACCTGTGCGACAATCACTCCGAGTAGAGCCCTAACTCAACTCGCTTTATAATCCTAACAGAGCTTGTTTATAGTTTAATTGTAATAATAAGCTTCGAGAATTAGTAGTAAGCTTGTTAGTACTATCAGGGCTAGTTTCTCATCCTATTTGACCTCGTCCTTGAGCCCAGCTAGTGCTTGGGCCCATTTGGTAAAGTCCTCTGGGGAGTACTCGAACCCGGGTGGTAGGCATAATACTACGAGGTAGAATTCACTCTCTAACTTAATAGTACGTAGTGCCTTCGGACCGTACTCCACGGTGATCTCGTTAACTGGTGGAGCACGCTTCCACTCCGGGGGTAGTACCGGATTCCTCAGATCGATGACGGAATACTCCAGGTCCCCTCGGGTCGTGTGGATTAGTAGTAGACTGGGCTCGGTGAGGTCGATCGCTTGGTCATCGAGCTTGACCCTCACCTTGAGCTCGCACAGTAACTCGCTCTTACCCGGTTCCAACAGCGCGTGGTACTCCCTCCCCACTCGGTACGTTAGTCCTAGGAGCCAGACTCGGGCTCGCGGTGGTCGGTCCAAGAGGACGAGCTTCTCGATCCTCTGACCGGGTGGTGCTTGGACCCTGAGGAGCCAAGCGCGCACTCTCTTATCATCTCATCTAGCTGCGCCAGCTAAGACCGAGCCCTGTCAACGAGTGTCACTGGGTCCGGCGCCCCCCGATACAGGAAATCGTTGTAATAACCGTAACGATGTGCTCTTACACTGTCGGATTGGAGGCACGCCCTGAGTACTCTCTGTAAACTTCGGGTTATCACACTCCGAAAACTGTAATGATCATTTAGTCTCGGAGAAGTGAACGTCTGCGCGACTCGGTCGGTTAGGGGAACATCGCGGGTATGTCCCGGTTGAGAGTAGCTTCAGTGATCATCTGGTTGCTGTGGATCTCCCCACCGGCCTCCGGGTACGTGTGCTGGAGTGTTCCCGTCGGGGAGTCCGTGACCTCGGTCGAATCATGTGGGGACGCGGCCGTACTGGTGACGAGTTCTAATCGCGTCCTGGTGGCCGAGCTCGACGCGTCGAGCGTCCGACTCTCGGAGGTCCTCAATTTCCACCTACCCAGTGGAACGAAAGTAGTGTCCGTGATGAGGAGCGGATTAGGACTCGTCTTCGACGCGGGCCGAATCCTCGATGACGGCATCGAGGTCTATCGTGGGGTTCTTACACACGGGGATAGAGGATGGAGGGGCGAACTGGTTCGGACCGTAGCCAAGTTCGAGGAGATTTCCCAACGGGTCAAGTCCGGAGAGTGGCGAGTCCTCGAGGTCTCTAACCTGGCTTCCGACCGTACTGGCGGGCTGTACGCCGCCGCGCTGTTAGAATCCGTGGACGGGGATTTAATCGTAGAGGTTTGGAATTTACCGGAGAGGAGCGTGATCGCGGACTTCTCGGCGACTGAGGTGAGAAGACTGGCGATAGGGGACGAAGGCACGCTCTTAGTGGCGTGTGGAGATGGAGTCGCCGTCGTCGACGGTAGGAATGTACGGTTCGTTACCGTCCCCGGTGTCGTCATCGACATGGTGGGAAGGTGGGTTCTGTACGAGGATTGGCTAGGTTACGCGCTGGGGGAGGTTACGACTTCGGGGTTACGTGAGCTGGTGAGATTACCCGGGCCAGCGCATCGCGTGACCGTATGGTCGACGGGTGGGGATGCCTACATCCTAGCTTACGGTGGGAACATCGTCTACGTTGTGGACCCCGAGGATCGGACCGTAGTAACGGTGTTAGACTTACCCGGACGCGTGGAGTTCCTCGCCCCGCCTTTCGTCGTTTACTCCGGTAAAATCGGCGTCTTGTACCTCGCCAAGATTATGGTACAACTGGAAGAGGGCTTGTGTCCGGCGGTGAAAACGTGGTTCGTGTGGCTGGACTGGTGTGCCGTATACATCGTCGACAGGAAGGTACCTGCGATATACAAAGTAGTTGAAGTTCGAGACAAATTAGGCCCTAATTGGATTAAAACTAGGAGTGGAGGAGTGACCTTTTGGTACAAACGAGTCTTTTTAAAAAGAGTTTGGCCACGGCACCCTACAGAACTTCATCTTGATGATATTGGTATCGTCGTAATAGGAGAACGTAATTCTAAGATACGAGTATACTGCTTAGATGAACGTACTGAGGAAGTATTGAAGAATTTGCTTCGTTCGCCGGACGTATGCGATATACTCAATGTGTATCCTGGCTCTGCAGTCTTCATAGTAGATTTCAAATGGAGGGATCAAAGGATACCGGCCTTCCGGTTTGTCAGGAAGTCCGGGTGGCTGGTCACGGGGTTCATCGATGAGGACGACGTCTGCCCGAACTCGGATTACGACGACGTCGTCTTGAGCGTCCCAATCTCACCCCTAACGGCCGCTCACTCGGGGATGCCGGTAATACCCTTACTCTACGGTAAGGACTGGGTATTACTATCGGCACTCCTTCCCAACTTCGACTGGTGCTGGGATAAAACGAGCGAGTTGAAAGTGTTCGTTAACGGTAAGGAGTCCGAGTTCTACGTGGTGGACTGGTCCAATAAGACCATTCGTGGTCCGTTCACGAAGTTAAAATTAAAAATTGGTAAAGATAAGCAGTTATTCATACTATTACGCGGCTTGTCCGAACCCGAATCTATCAGGATCGTTCTCAAGAGGCCTTTGGGACCCGTGTATGAGGGTTATACGGAATACGCCCCGCCTAAGGTCTCGATCTCCCGACCGTCCGCCCGTTTAGTCGAGTATAACGCGAAGGAAGACAAGGTCACGGTCGCAGTGAGCGCGGAAGTGAGCGTCCGAAACACCGTCATCAGGAGACTGACAATCGAAGTGTTCGACCTCTTCGGTAGGACACTAACACGTAAAGTGATGGGGCCTCTACCGCCCGGAAAACACCATATCGAAAAACGACTGAGTTTCATGCCCCCCGAGCACGGCCCGCTCAAGATCATCCTCCTCGCCGAGTACGACGGTGACCTGGTTATCGTGAGTGATCGTGAGTTCGTACTCCGGGCGGAGCCCGAGCGGGCGGAGCTAACCGTCTCTTACGAACGACCCGGTAGACTCACCGCACGCGTACTGGACTACGGTCGGGATTGGGTCGAACTCCGCGTAGAATCCGAGGAACCCGGGAACCTCCACCTCGAGGACTCGAAGGGACGACCCGTACCCTACTACGTCCTCGAGGGTAACGAGCTCTCGGGACCGTACGACGGGGAACACCCGCTCGAGTTGGGCACGACACCCGTGATCCTCATCCTACGGGACTTGAAACCCGGGGAGGCCTACCGGTTCAAGCTGATACGCGAGGGTAGGATCCCGACCGCGTTCGAGCTCGAGTGCGCCCTCCCCGAAGCCAACCTCGACGTCGAACTCCTGAGCGGTACCCTCGAGGGACGCTCTCTGACGTTGAAATTCTCAGTCCGGGGCTCCACCGTGAACTCGACGTTCAAGAGGTTGAACCTAGTCCTGCGAGAGGATGACCGAATCCTCTGGCGTGAGGAGGTCGACCTGGACAATACCACGTGGTTCGACCTACCCTTCGAGACCACGGTCGAGGTGGGCGGTGACGAGGGCACCCTCACCCTCGAGGTCACCGCCCATTACGACCACGACACCGTCCTCCCGGAGGGTAACGAGTTCGAGGTTCGAGAGGCACCCGCGAGGCGGGTCCTGAGGATCGCGTACGGTCGCCCGCACGTCGAACTCGAGGACTACGGACTCAACTGGCTCCTACTCCGAATCCTCCCCTGGAGACCGGGCGACCTACTCGTACGGGTGAATGGGAAACCAGTAACGTACTATGTGAAACATGGAAACGAGTTCGAGAAACACTCCGAGGACGACCCGTACCACGCGAGCGGGGCGAACGCGGTCGAAGTCCTACTGTACGACCTCGAGAAGCACGGTACGATCACGGTGATCAACCGGTCGAGCACTCTCTCCAGTGCTAGCACGCTCGATTACGCGCTACCCGAGGGTGTCGAGCTCGCCGCGGAGGTCGTCGGCGGGAGGTACCTCGTCGACGAGGGTAGGCTCACCCTGAACGTTCGAACCCTCGTGAGCCCGATCGACGTCACGGTGCGTCGGATCATCGCCCGCGTCCTGGACGACTTGGGTGAAATCCTCGGGGAGACGGTGAAGACCGTCGAGTTGGGACCCGGGATCCACGAGCTCACCCTGCCAATCGAAGTCCGCGTGCACCGAGAGTGCGGTCGCCTCCGGTTACAAGCCCTCGCCGAGTTCGATCACGGTACGATCGTGAGAGATCCCGGGGAAGGACCCGTCCCCAACCCGGCCTCGCGCACGATCGAGTTCTCGTACTCGGCCCCGAGCGTCCGCGTGGTGGACCGGGGGATCGACTGGGTATTACTCGAAGTGACGACTCGGGAGGGTGGTGAACTCGTCGTTCACGTGAACGGTCGGAAGGCCTGGTACTATCTCAAGCGGTCGAGGGGTGGTGATTGGGAGGGCCCGTACGATCCGACGAGCGTGGGCCCGAACCGTACCGTGCTCGTCCTCGTCCCGGGTGTCCCACCAGAAGGTAGGATCTCAGTGGTCCTGGGCGGGCGGCTCGAGAGGGTTCGCTCCGTGGAGTACGCGCTTCCCAGTGTAATCGCGCGGGTTGATGTAGAGGACGTCTCGGTGAGCGGGGAGAAGGTGATCGCGATGATCTCCCTGTGGTTGGAGGTTCTGGGGACTACGGTGAGAAGCATTGGGGTAAGCGTGGACGGCGTGAAGTCGTGGTCGGTGAGCGCGCTCGAGGACGGTGAACCCCTGCGATTGGACGACCTGGAGCTCGGTGAGGGAGTACATCTGGTCAGGTTATCCATCAAGTTCGTGCCGAAGGAGCGGGCTGGTACGGTCCCCGTAACCCTGAGGGTCCAGTACGAGGGTGACTCCACGTTCGACCCGGGACGCCGCGAGTTCGTGGAGAGTCCTCTCGTCCTGACCTTGAACGTACCCTACGTCCTACCTCAACGGCAGACCTCGAAGGAGTCCGGACCGAGGGGTGGGAGTCCTAAGGTCCCCGAGCGCGGTGGGACCGCAGTGGACCGAGGGAGCACGACCGCCGGGGAGTCCGGCACCGGGCGGAGCGCCGTCACCGAACCTACGCACGCCTCGACTCGAGTCGAGAGGAGACCGTCCAACGAGGAGAGACCGCACGTCGTACGACCCACCCCACCGACCCGATTCCCAATTAGACCCGTCCGGACCGAGACGGGGCACGAGGTCAAGCCGAAGCCCCTCGAGAAGCTTCCCGAGGCTCTTCCACACCCTTCGAGCTCCCTCCCCGACACCCTCGAAGCGCGGTTGACCCCCGTGCTGGTGAGCCTGTTCGACAGGTTATGGGACCTGCTCACGAGTCTCCTCTCCCAACCCACGATCACGGGCCACGCCGAGGGTGAACCCACCGCGAAGGTAACCCGGCGTCCCATCGAACACGCGCCGAGCGAGCCCTCGAGACCCCGAACTCCGACGGGGAGCGCGGCCCTCCAGGGTCCACCCCACGGTACGACCGTACCCCAAGGATACCACCGCGTGGGAGCCCTCTCGGCGCACGCGCCTCACACCTTCCGGGAAGTGGAAATCCTTAAAACACGAACCCGGGGTTACGCTTACGCAGAGGGAACATCCAGAGTCTCGCGGTCGCTCACCCGCCTACCACCCACGGGCGTCAACCTGCTAGCCCTCCTCCTGAGCGTATTCGGCGCGCTAACCGGCCTGTACTTGACCCATAGGTCGGTTCGGGGTGGGGAGGGCGGTGAGTAGGCTCCTCCCCGTGGTCCTGTTCCTAGCCTTGGTATCGGTCGTGCCCGTGGGCGTTCAAGCCCAGTCGTTCAAAGTCTGGGTCGAGGTGGAACCCTCGGTCCACACGTTCCTCGGGGCCAGCGTGTACCTCGTGGATAACGAGCACAAGGCGTTATACTCCCTGGGCGAATACAGTACCGTGATGGAAAAGTCCAAACAGCAGACTCAACCGCGACCACTCTACCCGAAGGATCGGAGCGAACCCCTCGGAGAACTCGACCTCGACGCCCTCGGCGTCGCCGTCTCGTGCTGGTTCGGGGGCGTCGGTTGCTCGGACGATCGGACCATGCGAACCCTCCTCCAGGTACTCGAGATGGACGACGAGGTCCGCGCGCGAGTCCTCGGGAACGTCTGCCCCACTCTAACCATGTTCGGGAACGTGCCCGTGCACGTGACCGAGTGTCGCGTCGAGAGGACCGAGAACACACTCACCTTCAAATTCACCCACTACGGGATCACCGTCAGGATCGTCAAGAGCGAGCTCAAGGTGCAAGTCACCGACTACGGGAGGGACTGGTTACTACTCCACGTCGAACCACCCTCGAGCGGGAAGCTCTCGATCGAGGAGAACGGTGAGACACTGGCCTTCCACACGCTGACCTCCGACGGGACCCTCTCCGGACCGTACACCGTGCTCGAGGTGGAGGAAGGCCGCCCCCTCGATCTAGTCGTTAAGGACCTCGAGCCCGGTGAGAAGAGCGCCCTCGATGTAGTCCTTGAGGACGACCTGGGCATCACGGTCAGGAAACGCGTCGAGTACGCGCTACCACTGGTGAACATCGAGAGCCTCACCGTGGAACCGGGTAACCCGCTCAGAGTGAAGCTCAGGCTGAGCGTGAAGAACACGATGGTTAAGAGGATCACCGTACGAGTCGTGGACTGCACTACCGGCGGGGTGCTCACCGAGCGGGCGTTCGACGTCGGATTGTCCGAGGGCGAGCACGAGCTCGAGTACTCGATAGAAACCCCGAACACCACGGACCCGCTCGCCGTGTTCGCCGCGATCGAGTACGATCACGGTACCACGCTGGAGGGCGAGAAGTTCGAGCCCGTAGAAACCCCCGCGCAGGACTTCACCACGATCGTACCCTCGACAGGCACGCCCGAGGTCATGCTCGACGTCGAGACCCCGGAACGAGCCCATCTGGGACTACCCGTCGAGATGACGGTACACGTTCGGCTAGGCCGGATCCCACTCTCCACGGGAGAAATCCGAGTAACCACCGAGGACGGGAAAACCCTCGCCCGAACCACCGTCTCGAACGGCGAGGCGAGAATGCTCATCCTCCCCACTCACACTGGCGACGTGGAACTCCACATCGAGTACTACCTAGGCTCGAGGAAACTGGCCGAGAGGGAACTCACCCTCCACGTCTCGAACGAGTTCCACGGGTTCACCGCCGACATCGTGAGCCCGGGCAACCTGGGCTCCCTGGGCTACGACCTCCGCGGGTCGTACATCCCCGAGAGGAAATACCCCGCGAAGGACGAGCCCATGTTGTACATCTACAGGACCTGGTGGGATGAATACTACCCGTTCCTCGTCCAACCCGCGGACCGCCCGAACGCCCTCCTCGCGAACGGCCTGAAGATCACCCTACCCGAACCCGCCGACACCGTGTACATGCTAACCCTACCAGTACGCGTCCACTACCCGATCAGGGTCACGATCGAGGACTCGAGCGGGGAGCGCGTGACCAGGAAACTCTGGTGGCTGAACTGGGACTGGCAATGGTGGTGGGACCACGGTTGGAGCGTGTACCACCTCAGGCTCACGGCCCGAGACCTCGGTCTAAAGGACATCACCGAACTCGAGTTCGACGTGCCGAACGGACTCCTCTGGATCCTCGCGCTGACCTACCGCTCGGGCGACGCGTACAAGGCCCTGATCGAACCCGGAAAGGGCGTGACCCTCTACCGCGAGCCCGGACCGGTCGAGATCGAGCTCGAGGGCTGGCCCGCGGGCTCGGACCACGAGGTAGTCTGGAGGAAGGTCGGGGACGAGTGGATCCCCTTCTACCTGTGCCCGAAGGATCACCCAAACGCACTCCCCGCAGACCACCTACTCCTCCACATACCCCACGACGCCGACCGAGCCTACATCCTACTCTACGCGCGCGAGGACACGACCGCCGAGTACGGTATCCTAACACTCAAGACCACCGTCCCGCTCGAACTCCCCTGGAAGTCGAACGTACCACGCTCCGACGACTTCGACCACCTGGCAGTCCTCGAGATCCCCTGCAAACCGAGCTCGCTAGCACGATCACGCGGTAGGGTGCTCCTCGTCAACGCCCCGAACGCGTACGTCATCGCCATCACCTACCACCTGGGGGACAAGTACGAGGCACACGCTCCAGACGGCGAGAAAATCACCCTCACGAGCAAGGACCTCCCACACTACCACAACGCGAACATCCTCCGAGAGACCATCGACTCCGAGGAGCACGGGTTACCACCCGAACTCTGGCACGAGGGCGTAGCCTACCACTGGCTCCCCGTACCCGGGACAGTACTCCACGTGCAAATCCCCTTCTACCTCGCGCCGAAGGACGCCGAGAACGCGATCAAGGTCGAGAACGACCTGAAGATCCAACTCCCCGAGGGGACCAAGGCCGTCTACCTCCTCTACATCGCGACCGACCAACGCGACCCCAAGGACCGCCCCGCGAGCAAGTACCACCTCGAGATCACCCTCGACGACGGGCGGACCGTCCAAGCCATCGTACTACTACCCGATTATCTAGCGCTCACTCGGGACCCGAGTACGGCCCTACTAGCCATGGACTACGCGCGCACGAACCCCACGGGCTTAATCCTCATCACCCAACGACCCGCCTGGCACCTCCCGGTACTACTCAAGGACGACCAACCCGAGGAGGCGCACGCGTACGCCTGGGTCCTAACGATCGCGACGGGCGAGGAGCACACGATCCGCGAGCTCACCCTCCACCCACCCGAGACCGGCCGACTCTACCTCCTGGCGATCACGGCACAGGCGAAGGACGCTAGACTATACGCCGTCCTCGGGCCGGGACAGTGGGTCGAGTTGAGCCCGCCCGGGGAGGTCTGGCACGGTCACACGGTGGACGTCGTCCACCCGGGTGAGACTCGAGAGCAGTTGCCGATCGAGGCATGGCACCGGCGGGTCCTCGTCAAGACCCCGGACGAGGCGATACCCCTGCTCCTAGCCCGCCCGGACGGTCCGAACGCGACCCCGATCGCGACCCGAGAGTCGACTCTTAACATAATCCTACCCAAACCCGCGGACGCCGTGTACTTGCTGTACCTAGCGACCGATTACGAGGAGGCGAGCACGCCGCCCACGCTACCCCTACTCGCCCTCCTCGACGATGGGAAACTAACCGGGACACTCGTCCGGATCGCTCCCGCGGATCGGAAGCCCTCGGACCTCCTACCCGCCCTCGCCTGGGCCGAACCACTCGTCGAGGAGGGTGAGGACCTCACCGTCCGACAGGCACCCGTCATCACGTGGGATCGCGTGTATAAGCCCACGGGGACGGTAGTGCTCGAGGGTCGGACCGCCTGGCTGCTCGAGCTCAAGCCCGAGCACGGGAGGATCAAGGCCCTGACCTTCCTGCCCACCGACACGCGGCTCACGGTGTACCTCCTCGCCGTGACCCTCCGCATTGGAGATTACTACTACGCGCTCGAGGGCGGGAAGACCATCCGCCCACTGGACGCGGGTGAGGCCGATACTACAATCGAGACCGCTTGGAAGCCCGAGCGCGCGCCCGAACTGCCGAGGACGTTCTCATGGCCCGGGTTCTCGGTGGACCCGGCCGAGAAACCCTACGATTATCGTCATCACGTGCGCGTGCTCGAGGACGAGGTCGTGATCACCCTCGGGGACGAGCCGGTACCGGTGCGGCTGACGGGTAGGCTGGCGCCCGTGGTACGCCGGGAGGTCGAACTACCCGAGCCCGCGGACGCGGTCTACCTGCTTTACCTGACCGGGCACGCTCCGTCCACTTCGCCGGCCCGACTCCTCGTCGAGTACGAGGACGGTGGCAGGGCGCTCGTCCTCGTCAATCTAGCGAGCGAGGTGGGATTGTACGAGAGTCCGGCTCGAACCGTGAGTGCGTGGGTTAGGCCCGTCCTCGGTTGGCACAACGGGGCGCCTACAGTGGTCCAACAGCCCGCGCTCGAGCTCGAACGCGATGATGGTAAGAGAGTACGCGCTTGGTTCCTCAAGGTCCAAGCACCACCCGGTCAGAGGATCAAGAAGCTCGTCCTCCTAGACCGACCACCACGAGCCCGAGCCTGGCTCCTAGGACTAACGTACCGGGTTGGGAGTGAATACTACGCGCTGTTAGAACCGGGTAAAGGCGAGTTATTGGACGAGCTCAAGGTGAGGGTTAAGCTCGGTGACCAGGCGATCGACCTCACCGAGCCTAGCCTATTGCTAATCCACACGACCCGAGAAGACTTAGAATACTCGATCATCGACTTGAGAAACCCGGTATTACCCCCGGAGTGGAAGCGAGCACCACCGGTTAGTGAGGTCACCGTGGAGTACGGTCCTAGAATACTGCGCACTGTCAAGCTAGAAGGCGAGTCCTACCTAGCGGTATTATGCCTACCACCCGGGTTCGAGTACTCCCCAGAGGACTTTACCAAATGGGCCCAAGCACTAGCCGAGCTCAAGGATAGGGTTAAACAAGATGAGAAAGATGAGAAATTAGCCCTAGTAGTGCTAACGAGCTCACTACCGATCCTCGAAGCTTATTACTACGATCAGGTGATAAGCAAGCTCTGTGAGGATTACAAGGCGAGTTGGGTTAGGATATTACCCGGTGTGATCATCGCGCAGGTTACGATCGAGAAACGGAGTGATAACAAAGTCCGACTGGGACTCTCCCTGGACACGCCTACCGTCCTACTCGGGGTTGAATTTTACGCGGACCCGGTGACACAACGAGCACTCAACACTAGGGCTTCGATACTAACACAAGTCATTGAGAACTATGTAGTTTCCAAAATCACCGGAGAACCGTACTATAGTGAGGAAGAATGGGCTTTATTACCTGATAATGTTAGACAAGATTTGGAGAAAATACTGAAGGAGCTAGGAGTAGAACCACACGGGGAGACTAACAAACAATCCTCAATACAAGAACTGATAGAAGGAGAAATACCAGAATACAACCCAACAACAGGAACGATAGAAATAGAGGTAGAAAAGAAG contains these protein-coding regions:
- a CDS encoding YncE family protein, which encodes MRVASVIIWLLWISPPASGYVCWSVPVGESVTSVESCGDAAVLVTSSNRVLVAELDASSVRLSEVLNFHLPSGTKVVSVMRSGLGLVFDAGRILDDGIEVYRGVLTHGDRGWRGELVRTVAKFEEISQRVKSGEWRVLEVSNLASDRTGGLYAAALLESVDGDLIVEVWNLPERSVIADFSATEVRRLAIGDEGTLLVACGDGVAVVDGRNVRFVTVPGVVIDMVGRWVLYEDWLGYALGEVTTSGLRELVRLPGPAHRVTVWSTGGDAYILAYGGNIVYVVDPEDRTVVTVLDLPGRVEFLAPPFVVYSGKIGVLYLAKIMVQLEEGLCPAVKTWFVWLDWCAVYIVDRKVPAIYKVVEVRDKLGPNWIKTRSGGVTFWYKRVFLKRVWPRHPTELHLDDIGIVVIGERNSKIRVYCLDERTEEVLKNLLRSPDVCDILNVYPGSAVFIVDFKWRDQRIPAFRFVRKSGWLVTGFIDEDDVCPNSDYDDVVLSVPISPLTAAHSGMPVIPLLYGKDWVLLSALLPNFDWCWDKTSELKVFVNGKESEFYVVDWSNKTIRGPFTKLKLKIGKDKQLFILLRGLSEPESIRIVLKRPLGPVYEGYTEYAPPKVSISRPSARLVEYNAKEDKVTVAVSAEVSVRNTVIRRLTIEVFDLFGRTLTRKVMGPLPPGKHHIEKRLSFMPPEHGPLKIILLAEYDGDLVIVSDREFVLRAEPERAELTVSYERPGRLTARVLDYGRDWVELRVESEEPGNLHLEDSKGRPVPYYVLEGNELSGPYDGEHPLELGTTPVILILRDLKPGEAYRFKLIREGRIPTAFELECALPEANLDVELLSGTLEGRSLTLKFSVRGSTVNSTFKRLNLVLREDDRILWREEVDLDNTTWFDLPFETTVEVGGDEGTLTLEVTAHYDHDTVLPEGNEFEVREAPARRVLRIAYGRPHVELEDYGLNWLLLRILPWRPGDLLVRVNGKPVTYYVKHGNEFEKHSEDDPYHASGANAVEVLLYDLEKHGTITVINRSSTLSSASTLDYALPEGVELAAEVVGGRYLVDEGRLTLNVRTLVSPIDVTVRRIIARVLDDLGEILGETVKTVELGPGIHELTLPIEVRVHRECGRLRLQALAEFDHGTIVRDPGEGPVPNPASRTIEFSYSAPSVRVVDRGIDWVLLEVTTREGGELVVHVNGRKAWYYLKRSRGGDWEGPYDPTSVGPNRTVLVLVPGVPPEGRISVVLGGRLERVRSVEYALPSVIARVDVEDVSVSGEKVIAMISLWLEVLGTTVRSIGVSVDGVKSWSVSALEDGEPLRLDDLELGEGVHLVRLSIKFVPKERAGTVPVTLRVQYEGDSTFDPGRREFVESPLVLTLNVPYVLPQRQTSKESGPRGGSPKVPERGGTAVDRGSTTAGESGTGRSAVTEPTHASTRVERRPSNEERPHVVRPTPPTRFPIRPVRTETGHEVKPKPLEKLPEALPHPSSSLPDTLEARLTPVLVSLFDRLWDLLTSLLSQPTITGHAEGEPTAKVTRRPIEHAPSEPSRPRTPTGSAALQGPPHGTTVPQGYHRVGALSAHAPHTFREVEILKTRTRGYAYAEGTSRVSRSLTRLPPTGVNLLALLLSVFGALTGLYLTHRSVRGGEGGE